The Sphingobium sp. JS3065 genome includes a region encoding these proteins:
- a CDS encoding TonB-dependent receptor encodes MKYLPLSLALAALPTVAAAEAEAPDPARIVVTGEGLSLPPGTPAYGSVIIDRDRLTNSASGRIESTLGDVAGFQQFRRSDSRSANPSAQGATLRALGGNASSRTLVLLDGVPMADPFFGYIPFSALVPDRLSVVRVTRGGGIGAFGAGAVAGTIELASATRDQLPTFAASAFYGSRDATELSVGLTPDLGHGHVSLSGRWDRGDGFQTTPKDQRVAATAPAAYDGWSTNVRAVAPLSATSEIQFRGTIFHDERTLRFKGADSMSEGQDASIRFISRGAWQVDALAYIQARNFANIVVSSATFRKSLDQRNTPSTGIGGKIELRPPVGPDHVLRIGADTRFATGDMFEDAYSAAGAVTARRHAGGDQMTTGLFAEDDWTIGSLVLTGGVRADRWTIDNGFFRQANGAGVSTLAAAFADRSDWQFSGRGGVLYRIGDGFALRGAAYSGFRLPTLNELYRPFRVGADATGPNAALRPEKLKGYESGVDMTLGPVHLGVTLFRNMLDNAVANVTISRTGGTFPLVGAVAGIYRERQNVDRITAKGVELTANGRAGNVLLSASYAYSRSRVRAPGRDFDGLRPAQTPAHSASATLAWEPKQGPAVSATLRYVSKQYEDDQQLDVLPHALTVDAVARLPLGHGVTLIARGENLFDEEVTTRNAGGSIDLGTPRTLWIGLRFAG; translated from the coding sequence ATGAAATATCTTCCGCTGTCGCTGGCTCTGGCCGCGCTGCCCACGGTCGCCGCCGCAGAGGCGGAAGCGCCCGATCCGGCCCGCATCGTCGTGACGGGGGAGGGGCTTTCCCTGCCGCCGGGGACGCCGGCCTATGGATCGGTGATCATCGACCGGGATCGCCTGACCAACAGCGCTTCCGGCCGGATCGAAAGCACGCTGGGCGATGTCGCCGGTTTCCAGCAGTTCCGCCGTTCCGACAGCCGTTCGGCCAATCCTTCCGCGCAGGGGGCGACATTGCGCGCCCTGGGCGGCAATGCGTCCAGCCGGACGCTGGTGCTGCTGGACGGCGTGCCCATGGCCGATCCCTTTTTCGGCTATATCCCGTTCAGCGCGCTGGTGCCCGACCGCCTGTCGGTGGTGCGGGTGACGCGCGGCGGCGGGATAGGGGCGTTCGGCGCGGGCGCGGTGGCCGGGACCATCGAACTCGCCAGCGCCACCCGTGACCAGCTTCCCACCTTCGCGGCCAGCGCCTTCTACGGCAGCAGGGACGCGACCGAACTGTCCGTTGGCCTGACCCCGGACCTGGGCCATGGCCATGTCTCGCTTTCGGGCCGGTGGGACCGGGGCGACGGTTTCCAGACCACGCCGAAGGACCAGCGCGTCGCCGCCACCGCACCCGCCGCCTATGACGGCTGGTCGACCAATGTGCGCGCCGTCGCGCCGCTGTCCGCCACATCGGAAATCCAGTTTCGCGGCACCATCTTTCACGATGAGCGCACCCTGCGCTTCAAGGGCGCGGACAGCATGAGCGAGGGACAGGACGCCAGCATCCGCTTCATTTCCCGCGGGGCGTGGCAGGTCGATGCGCTGGCCTATATCCAGGCGCGCAACTTCGCCAACATCGTGGTTTCGTCCGCCACCTTCCGCAAGTCGCTCGACCAGCGGAACACGCCCTCGACCGGCATCGGCGGCAAGATCGAGCTGCGCCCGCCGGTCGGCCCCGATCATGTGCTGCGCATCGGCGCCGACACCCGCTTCGCCACCGGCGACATGTTCGAGGACGCCTATAGCGCGGCTGGCGCGGTGACCGCTCGCCGCCATGCGGGCGGCGATCAGATGACGACCGGCCTCTTTGCCGAGGATGACTGGACCATCGGATCGCTGGTGCTGACCGGCGGGGTGCGGGCGGACCGTTGGACCATCGACAACGGCTTCTTCCGGCAGGCCAATGGCGCGGGCGTGTCGACGCTGGCCGCTGCCTTCGCTGACCGTTCCGACTGGCAATTTTCGGGGCGGGGCGGGGTGCTCTATCGCATCGGCGACGGTTTTGCCCTGCGTGGCGCGGCCTATAGCGGCTTCCGCCTGCCAACGCTCAACGAGCTTTACCGGCCGTTCCGGGTAGGAGCCGACGCGACCGGTCCCAATGCGGCGCTGCGCCCGGAAAAGCTGAAAGGCTATGAAAGCGGGGTCGATATGACGCTGGGGCCGGTCCATCTCGGCGTGACGCTGTTCCGCAACATGCTGGACAATGCCGTCGCCAACGTCACCATCTCCCGGACCGGCGGCACTTTCCCGCTGGTGGGCGCCGTGGCGGGCATTTACCGCGAACGGCAGAATGTCGACCGCATCACCGCCAAGGGCGTCGAACTGACCGCCAACGGCCGCGCCGGGAATGTCCTGCTCTCGGCCTCCTATGCGTACAGCCGCAGCCGGGTCCGTGCGCCAGGCCGGGACTTTGACGGCCTTCGCCCTGCGCAGACCCCCGCCCATTCCGCCAGCGCCACTCTGGCCTGGGAACCGAAGCAAGGCCCCGCTGTCTCCGCCACGCTGCGCTATGTCAGCAAGCAATATGAGGACGACCAGCAGCTTGACGTGCTGCCCCATGCATTGACGGTCGATGCGGTGGCGCGCCTGCCCCTCGGCCATGGCGTGACCCTGATCGCGCGCGGCGAAAATCTCTTCGATGAAGAGGTGACCACGCGCAATGCCGGGGGATCGATCGACCTCGGCACGCCCCGGACATTGTGGATCGGCCTGCGTTTCGCGGGTTAA
- a CDS encoding IS1380-like element ISSp1 family transposase produces the protein MNDDIASSFGFPAVGRKKITAAFDGGRLTSDGGVLLLAQAERAMGICQRLAACIADPRDPARVIHRLDDILRARVFAIACGYEDADDLDALRDDPGFRLALGKLPESGAGLASQPTMSRWENAPTTRELASMMAAMIDIYCASYPAPPTAVTLDIDDTCDVVHGYQQLSFWNGHHGERCFLPIHIYDTATGRPVAMLLRTGKTPSGKEAAGHIRRLVRHLRRNWPDTHITIRGDGHYGRPEVMAYCDAARVDYVFGLPTNSALRADPAIVAVADACAVKRAQRQCPVLRNYAETRYGAKTWKCQRRVVARIEASTLGMDIRYVVTSLATGSAEHIYDTLYCARGQAENLIKRHKSQLASDRTSCRSANANQMRLILHTAAYWLLWRIQQAMPRTAALASAEFTTLRLRLLKVAARVVESASRIRIAFASACPDADLFRALVLRLKPAPT, from the coding sequence ATGAACGATGATATCGCAAGCTCATTTGGATTCCCAGCAGTCGGCCGCAAGAAAATCACAGCTGCGTTCGACGGTGGCCGGCTTACCTCGGATGGCGGTGTTCTACTGCTTGCACAGGCCGAGCGCGCGATGGGGATTTGCCAGCGCCTGGCGGCTTGTATTGCCGATCCGCGCGATCCAGCGCGGGTGATCCATCGCCTGGATGACATTCTGCGTGCCCGTGTGTTCGCGATTGCGTGCGGCTATGAGGATGCCGATGATCTCGATGCTCTGCGCGACGATCCAGGCTTCCGCCTGGCGCTCGGCAAGCTGCCGGAATCGGGCGCGGGGCTGGCCAGCCAACCGACGATGAGCCGGTGGGAAAATGCACCGACTACGCGCGAACTGGCCAGCATGATGGCCGCGATGATCGACATCTACTGCGCCAGCTATCCCGCCCCTCCGACAGCGGTCACGCTGGATATCGACGACACGTGCGACGTCGTGCATGGCTATCAACAGCTCTCGTTCTGGAACGGGCATCATGGGGAGCGCTGCTTCCTACCGATCCATATCTACGACACCGCGACCGGCAGGCCGGTGGCCATGCTGCTGCGCACAGGCAAGACGCCTTCTGGAAAGGAGGCGGCGGGGCACATCCGACGCCTGGTGCGTCACCTGCGCCGTAATTGGCCCGATACCCACATCACTATCCGCGGCGACGGGCACTATGGTCGACCCGAGGTCATGGCCTACTGCGATGCGGCCCGCGTCGATTACGTGTTCGGCCTGCCCACCAATTCAGCGCTGCGCGCCGATCCCGCCATTGTTGCGGTCGCCGATGCCTGCGCGGTCAAGCGCGCCCAGCGTCAGTGTCCCGTCCTGCGCAACTATGCCGAGACCCGCTATGGGGCAAAGACCTGGAAGTGCCAGCGTCGCGTCGTTGCACGGATCGAGGCCAGCACGCTGGGCATGGACATCCGCTATGTCGTCACCTCGTTGGCAACAGGATCGGCCGAGCACATCTACGACACGCTCTACTGCGCGCGTGGTCAGGCCGAGAACCTGATCAAGCGCCACAAGTCCCAGCTCGCCAGCGACCGAACCTCGTGCCGCTCGGCCAATGCCAATCAGATGCGCCTGATACTGCACACTGCCGCATACTGGCTGCTATGGCGCATCCAGCAGGCGATGCCCAGGACCGCTGCTCTGGCAAGCGCGGAGTTTACCACCTTGCGCCTGCGGCTGCTCAAGGTCGCTGCGCGCGTCGTAGAAAGTGCTAGCCGCATCCGCATTGCCTTCGCTTCCGCCTGTCCGGATGCCGACCTGTTCCGCGCCCTCGTTCTCCGGCTGAAGCCTGCGCCGACGTAG
- the paoA gene encoding aldehyde dehydrogenase iron-sulfur subunit PaoA: MPEPLTRRGLLQAGGAAAAVLPLLDEAQAAPPGRPQRRKDKAPISAVGLSVNGREVHLQLDPRTTLLDALREHLHLTGTKKGCDHGQCGACTVIVEGRRINSCLTLAVMHEGDHVTTIEGLGTPEKLHPMQRAFITHDGYQCGYCTPGQICSAVAVLEEIEAGIPSHATEDLDRVAFSDSEVRERMSGNICRCAAYPNIVAAIRDVAGEEKA; the protein is encoded by the coding sequence ATGCCGGAACCGTTGACCCGTCGCGGCCTTTTGCAGGCCGGCGGCGCCGCCGCCGCCGTCCTTCCCCTGCTGGATGAAGCGCAGGCCGCCCCCCCCGGCCGGCCGCAACGCCGGAAGGACAAAGCCCCGATAAGTGCCGTGGGATTGAGCGTGAACGGCCGGGAAGTGCATCTTCAGCTCGATCCGCGCACGACCCTGCTCGATGCGTTGCGGGAACATCTGCACCTGACCGGCACGAAGAAGGGCTGCGATCATGGCCAGTGCGGCGCCTGCACCGTGATCGTCGAAGGGCGGCGGATCAATAGCTGCCTTACCCTCGCCGTCATGCATGAGGGCGATCATGTGACGACCATCGAAGGGCTTGGCACGCCCGAAAAGCTCCACCCGATGCAGCGCGCCTTCATCACCCATGACGGCTATCAATGCGGCTATTGCACGCCCGGCCAGATCTGCTCGGCGGTGGCGGTGCTGGAGGAGATCGAGGCGGGCATCCCCAGCCACGCCACCGAAGATCTCGACCGCGTCGCCTTTTCCGACAGCGAAGTGCGCGAGCGGATGAGCGGCAATATCTGCCGCTGCGCCGCCTATCCCAACATCGTCGCGGCAATCCGCGACGTCGCCGGGGAGGAAAAGGCATGA
- a CDS encoding FAD binding domain-containing protein — MRPFTYSRAATVEEAAKAAASTQGARFIAGGTNLLDLMKLQIETPTHLIDVNHLGLDRIEPTAEGGLRIGAMVRNTDLAADKLVRRDYAVLSRALLAGASGQLRNKATTGGNLLQRTRCPYFYDTHMPCNKRQPGSGCGALKGMSRSLAILGTSEACIAQHPSDMAVALRLLDAQVDTVGADGGRRSIPMADFHLLPGETPHIENALRPGELITSVTLPKPLGGTHVYRKVRDRASYAFALVSVAAVFGKDGRARFAFGGIGAKPWRTDAADAAAPSGAAAVSEAALSGARPTAHNAFKQQLTARALASLYRQKGA, encoded by the coding sequence ATGAGGCCCTTCACCTACAGCCGCGCCGCCACCGTCGAGGAAGCGGCGAAGGCAGCCGCCAGCACCCAGGGCGCGCGTTTCATCGCGGGCGGCACCAATCTGCTCGACCTGATGAAGCTCCAGATCGAGACGCCGACCCATCTGATCGACGTCAATCATCTCGGCCTCGACCGGATCGAGCCGACGGCGGAGGGTGGCCTGCGGATCGGGGCGATGGTCCGCAATACCGATCTGGCCGCCGACAAACTGGTCCGCCGCGATTATGCGGTGTTGAGCCGCGCCCTGCTGGCGGGCGCTTCGGGGCAGCTCCGCAACAAGGCGACGACGGGCGGCAACCTGCTCCAGCGCACCCGCTGTCCCTATTTCTACGACACGCATATGCCCTGCAACAAGCGCCAGCCCGGCAGCGGCTGCGGCGCGCTCAAGGGCATGAGCCGCAGTCTGGCGATCCTGGGCACCAGCGAAGCCTGCATCGCGCAGCACCCGTCGGACATGGCGGTGGCGCTTCGCCTGCTGGACGCGCAGGTCGACACGGTGGGCGCCGATGGCGGTCGCCGGTCCATCCCGATGGCCGATTTCCACCTGCTGCCCGGCGAGACGCCGCATATCGAAAATGCCCTGAGGCCCGGCGAACTCATCACCTCCGTCACCCTGCCCAAGCCGTTGGGCGGCACCCATGTCTATCGCAAGGTGCGCGACCGCGCTTCCTATGCCTTCGCGCTGGTGTCCGTCGCGGCGGTGTTCGGGAAGGATGGCCGGGCGCGCTTCGCTTTCGGCGGCATAGGGGCCAAGCCCTGGCGCACCGACGCCGCCGACGCCGCGGCACCCTCCGGCGCGGCAGCCGTCTCCGAGGCTGCGCTCAGCGGCGCACGCCCCACCGCGCACAATGCGTTCAAGCAGCAACTGACCGCCCGCGCCCTTGCCTCGCTCTACCGTCAGAAGGGGGCCTGA
- the paoC gene encoding aldehyde oxidoreductase molybdenum-binding subunit PaoC, with amino-acid sequence MKFDTPATTNPIDRGRVIGKPHDRIDGAAKVTGTAPYAYERHDAAPNAAYGWIVGSAIAKGRINAIDLRAAETAPGVLGIVTHQNAGPLGKGNFNTAHLLGGPQVEHYEQAVALVIADTLENARDAARLVRIDYAPEQGRFDLAAERDKGVAPKPGFGGPADTKAGDFDAGFAKAAVKIDRSYTTPDQSHAMMEPHATTAAWNGDKLTLWTANQMIAWSVGEMAQTLKIPQANIRLVSPYIGGGFGAKLFLRADALLAALGARMVGRPVKVAIARPQIPNNTTHRPATIQRIRIGADKHGVIDAIAHEVWSGDLPGGDAETAAQQTRLLYRGANRLTTHRLSTLDLPEGNAMRAPGEAVGLLALEVAMDELAEACGVDPVELRIRNDVQYDPEAGPQRPFSSRKLVECLRQGAERFGWNRRNPRPGQVRDGRWMVGMGVASAFRNNLVGKSGARIGVDAKGHVVVETDMTDIGTGSYTIIAQTAAEMLGVPLEAVTVRLGDSRFPVSAGSGGQWGANSATAGVYAAAMALRAKLAEKAGFPADKAQFEDGLVRLGNQSQPLGTLAGREGLWAEDSMEYGDLDKRYAQATFGAHFCEVGVDIDTAEVRVRRMGGAFAAGRILNPKSARSQVIGAMTMGVGAAIMEELSVDTRFGFFVNHDMAEYLVPVHADIPDQDVLFIDELDDKSSPMKAKGVGELGICGAGAAVANAIYNATGVRLRDYPLTIDKILAASSGQRVA; translated from the coding sequence ATGAAGTTCGACACGCCAGCCACCACCAACCCGATCGACCGGGGCCGCGTCATCGGCAAACCCCATGACCGGATAGACGGCGCCGCGAAGGTCACCGGCACCGCGCCCTATGCCTATGAACGGCACGATGCCGCGCCCAACGCCGCCTATGGCTGGATCGTCGGTTCGGCCATCGCCAAGGGGCGGATCAACGCCATCGACCTGCGCGCCGCCGAAACCGCCCCCGGCGTGCTGGGCATCGTCACGCACCAGAATGCGGGACCGCTCGGCAAGGGCAATTTCAACACCGCCCATCTGCTCGGCGGGCCGCAGGTCGAACATTATGAGCAGGCGGTGGCGCTGGTGATCGCCGACACGCTGGAAAATGCGCGGGACGCCGCCCGGCTGGTCCGCATCGACTATGCGCCGGAACAGGGCCGGTTCGACCTGGCGGCGGAGCGCGACAAGGGGGTTGCGCCCAAGCCCGGCTTCGGCGGACCGGCGGATACCAAGGCGGGCGATTTCGACGCCGGCTTCGCAAAAGCGGCGGTGAAGATCGACCGGAGCTATACCACCCCCGACCAGAGCCATGCGATGATGGAGCCGCATGCGACCACCGCCGCCTGGAACGGCGACAAGCTCACGCTCTGGACCGCGAACCAGATGATCGCCTGGAGCGTGGGCGAAATGGCGCAGACGCTGAAGATCCCGCAGGCGAATATCCGCCTCGTCTCGCCCTATATCGGCGGCGGCTTCGGCGCGAAGTTGTTCCTGCGGGCGGATGCGCTGTTGGCGGCGCTCGGCGCACGCATGGTCGGCCGTCCGGTCAAGGTCGCGATCGCCCGGCCGCAAATCCCCAACAACACCACCCATCGCCCCGCCACCATTCAGCGCATACGCATCGGCGCCGACAAGCATGGCGTGATCGACGCCATCGCCCATGAGGTCTGGTCCGGCGACCTGCCCGGCGGCGACGCGGAGACGGCGGCACAGCAGACGCGCCTGCTCTATCGCGGCGCCAACCGGTTGACGACGCATCGCCTGTCGACGCTGGACCTGCCGGAGGGCAACGCCATGCGCGCCCCTGGCGAGGCTGTGGGCCTGCTCGCGCTGGAAGTCGCGATGGACGAACTGGCGGAGGCCTGCGGGGTCGATCCGGTGGAACTGCGCATCCGCAACGATGTGCAATATGATCCCGAAGCCGGACCGCAACGCCCCTTTTCCAGCCGCAAGCTGGTCGAATGCCTCCGCCAGGGCGCGGAACGCTTCGGCTGGAACCGCCGCAACCCCAGGCCGGGGCAGGTGCGCGACGGGCGCTGGATGGTCGGCATGGGCGTCGCCTCCGCCTTCCGCAACAATCTGGTCGGCAAATCGGGCGCGCGCATCGGCGTCGACGCCAAGGGGCATGTCGTCGTCGAAACCGACATGACCGACATCGGCACCGGCAGCTACACCATCATCGCCCAGACGGCGGCGGAAATGCTGGGCGTGCCGCTGGAGGCGGTGACGGTGCGGCTGGGCGACAGCCGCTTTCCCGTCTCGGCCGGGTCGGGCGGGCAATGGGGCGCCAACAGCGCCACGGCGGGCGTCTATGCCGCCGCCATGGCCCTGCGCGCGAAGCTGGCGGAAAAGGCGGGCTTCCCGGCGGACAAGGCGCAGTTCGAGGATGGGTTGGTGCGCCTGGGCAACCAGTCCCAGCCGCTGGGCACGCTGGCGGGGCGCGAAGGGCTGTGGGCGGAAGACAGCATGGAATATGGCGATCTCGACAAGCGCTATGCGCAGGCCACTTTCGGCGCGCATTTCTGCGAGGTGGGGGTCGACATCGACACTGCCGAGGTTCGCGTCCGCCGCATGGGCGGGGCCTTTGCCGCCGGGCGCATCCTCAACCCCAAATCGGCGCGCAGCCAGGTGATCGGCGCGATGACCATGGGCGTCGGCGCGGCGATCATGGAGGAACTGAGCGTCGACACCCGTTTCGGCTTTTTCGTCAATCACGACATGGCCGAATATCTGGTGCCGGTGCATGCCGACATCCCGGATCAGGACGTGCTGTTCATCGATGAACTGGACGACAAAAGCTCGCCCATGAAGGCGAAGGGCGTCGGCGAACTGGGCATTTGCGGGGCAGGGGCGGCGGTCGCCAACGCGATCTACAACGCCACGGGCGTCCGCCTGCGCGACTATCCGCTGACCATCGACAAGATATTGGCCGCATCCTCCGGCCAAAGGGTTGCTTGA